Below is a genomic region from Castanea sativa cultivar Marrone di Chiusa Pesio chromosome 2, ASM4071231v1.
AACCTTTTATTGTTGGGTTTATGATTTGAACTTTAATGAGAAAGTTGGGCCAACTACAAAAAGCTGTTTTAGGTCCTCTTATTTACAAGTGGCACTCACGTCTAAATCAAAGCATATACAAGAGTTTCATTTTaccaatgttttgttttttgtagtCTTTGCATTATGGTTCACACTGATTCAGCCAAAACAGAAAGGCTCTTTTATAAGGGATCCAATGCTGCTACCTTTGGTGACCTTTCTTTAATCTTATAATAAAGCAAAGGCAATTTGATGTAACGAAATATGGGACCTATTATGCCTAAGTGAAAAAAGATGATTAAGGGGgtaaaataatgaagaaaaaaagataataataaaatttaataccTTAAACATGccaaaaaattacccaaaaaaaaacctagatcAAGCTTAATGAGTTTTGTTATACTTATACCAGCATTTTTGAGTGACTAGGAAATGTCATTAAGTGATTGTttgggctttaaaaaaaatattaggtaAAAGTTCACATGAAGTAtctataaaaagtaaaattttaaaaaattgtaattaagctaaataaacaaatacaagagcattcacatcagtctCATCAAATATTTAACTAGATTAATccaaaaaactctatttttacTAGTTTAACTATCTATTATTTTCATACATATACATCAACCTCAATATTTTATTAGCATTGAAATTTAATGTAGTGAGGATAGAGGCTTATTACATGTAGAGATTAGAATATCctttttaaaaactttagttAATTTAGTAAGGTTGATGCACACTTGTTTTAGTTGAGtttaggtaaatttttttctgAAATATTAAATTGTTGAGATTGATATAAATGCTATAAGAAGTAAGAACGCTGGTTCATGTttctccaaaataaaataaataattaaaatttaaaaagaagagCGAGAAAAAAGGAACACTGGGCCATGTTTGGACAGGTTTGTTGGAGGCTTAAGGGTCATTGTGGGGTACTCTCATATAATTTTGGAAAGGGATGCATCTAATGTGTTGGACAATGGACATGTTCCGTTCATCCATGTTAGGTCCATGTATTGTTATTGTTGGCAAACAGTAtcaaattgtaataatttattgagTGAAATTGCAAGTCTTGTGTATCTAGGTGATATACTTGAAGATTAATACAGAGACTTGAGAATTGCCAGGAAATTGTAGTTTTTGTTGGCTCGACTACACTCGACAAATCGAGATTCACTTAAGCTCTACTACAAGCTTAATACCCATAGCAGTCAACTGACTGAGCCTCAAGATTTACGAATTCTTGATTTAGGCCGACGATCAAATTTTGGAATTAGTGCCTTACAGgtccaaaatataaaagataacaaTTAAGTTGAccacaacaagaaaaatgaatgcTGGGTGTGCTACGATTGATGTATGCCTAGGGTTTTGTACCAAGAAATCTTTCTATCACCAACAAAACCAAAGAATTCTAAAGGATTGGTGATCAGTTTGAAGTTGCAACATCTACACAGACATGCGTTGTTGTGAGAACCTTCAAGTTAGTTCTTGAAGTCACCAATTGGATTGTTTGTGTAAAGAAATCCATAGTAAAAGAGTTAAACATGGTTGAAATTTTATGGGATCACAATTGTAAGTTGACATATTTgtataatttcaatttcataAGTGGATTCGTTCGTTCTAAATAAGCAATAAACTTTTTTAGAGTTTTTCATGTCAAGGTTTTCCTTGCATAATAATATATTCTTGTCTCACTTATTTTTCTGCACTATAAAATATAGCTATGTGGCTTGTTTAAGCAAATCTAAATCAGCAAGCATAATTGATTAACTAATTGGTTTAGCTTAATTTGGTTATAATCTATcaattgaaatataaatttacaacAATCCATTAAAACCCCCCACACTGGTACATTACTTCCATAATAGCTAATATTCTCTTagtaaaactatctcattttggAAGGCATCTCTTGTGTTGAGATTTGCAAACTTCGACCCTTAGGCCTTAGCCCATTTTGTAGCTAGTTATATAGTTctcttttttgtaatttgaaagagaaaattCTAATCTTCATAGTCGTATTCAATAGTGATACCTGGGAAGGCGATAATTAAATAGCTCTCTCTTTGTCTCTAATATATTCCAtcattacttctttttttaatataataaaaagtactCGTGAAATGCAAAAGAATAGCATGAATATATCAATCATTGGGTGCAAATTGAATCAAGCTCCACGGTGTCATGGCATCTTAGCATCCAAGATCATGTCTCACATATAActtattaccatttttttattgttctctcaaaatattatttaattaatgaagaaaggataaaataaatatatatcataAGAGTAGGAATCCTAACGTGGTTTTCTTAATTATgtttaacaatatataataaatataactGCCGTTTggaatagaaaaaatatatatgtgtgctAAATACAGGCTaataagcataaaaaaaatactggtGATTACATAACATATAGATCTCTTATACCAACTTTTCAAATAATTAGATTCGATATTACATCATACCTTCAATTGTTGATAGCTATTGATGTTTGCAACGCTATGAAGCTTGTAATTTAATGGTactgtttacttttttttataagaaaaattaagatttaattctttcttctCTCAATTGTCGAAttatcaacaagaaaaaaaaaagggggggaaaaaGACTACTATTTGTAACATgtataaaaatcaattaatgaaTATCCTTATATCCATTATAGAGCGGCACtagaaattcaaattcaatcataattaactaaaaagatggtataaaaaaaaaaactaaaaaaaatggttatcgTCAAATCAAACAGTTATTATCAATTTAAATATCCCAAAACATGGGATTATTTTAGTAACTCTATAGTAGTTCCTtattccacaatatttttaaaacttgcATGTTCCTAAACCGCATTATGTAACATCTTATTATGTTTGAGTTTGGAATATAGTTATCAATATCACTTTCAATTATGTTGTCACGTTCTATTACATAGtgtaagatatatatatatacacacactataGAAAACAAAACGAATAACCAAATTATTCTATTTCAAAGATCTTGTAGCTAAGAGTACATACATGGCTAAAACATTTAATAAtggaattttcatttttaaactgAGTTTTCTTAAACGCATGTTTAACGTACCTACtagctttcttattttttggaaaagaatgAACGTACCTAGATCTGTACAAGTGTTAATTCCATTAGGATACCTTGTCAAATACTTAAGAACTAAGGCTCTCTTCTATAGCTAATAGTACACGGGACACACGCGGTGACAAAAAGATCGAGAGGCTTGTAACACACAAAAGATAGACAGAGGGGTTGAGATTCTACTCTCTTTATATCATTCAAATAAAGTTATGGTCTTCATGATCAAATCATTCACCCACttctccaaaaagaaaaatagtgggAACAGTGGAGGTGATTTGGGCATAATGGTGCGGATCTACTATCCTCTATTTATTGTACAAAATAAACCTTAGGGGTCCTTTTACACGAAAGAGGATCTTAAGGATATGTTggagttccttttttttttttttttttttaaagaaaaaaagaaatacccTTTGATTCAATTATTAGTTCTCTTTAGTCTTTACTACCACCACTTATTTAATATGTGTGATTCCTCCACATGCATTTTTTACGTGGCCCCTCTGTTTgccaacctctctctctctctctctctgagacTCTGACTAGTTAACATCACATTTTATGTGGTATTGTGAATGATATTTGGTATTTTTTGGTGCCCACTTGAACTAATGACACGACCAACTCAGATTTCCCACTTGAATACAGAATTGTTCAGTGCCAGTCAGAACTCAGAAGTACATGGATTTTGATCGATGATAGAACAACAAAAAGCTGCTTCATTAAaagttaatttctcttagaggATAATAAACCAAAGAAGAGACTTTGATTACTCTTTACCAACTTTCAACATGGATATCCTGTGAAATGCATAAAGGTAGCGTTCGATCTTCTGAGTTTTATTGGAatttaatttatgtattttttttttaatgtttatccacagaaaataaaagaatttggaGGTCTGAAATCTATACTATCATTGAATCTCTTCATTTTATACAGCATCAGCTACCGTCAAATGGAGACATCTATAATAATCTTTCGAACCTTAAATCACCTGATTTAGTTTTGAACtggattttattatttgttaaaaatagaccatagtacaattatatttagaaaatgtaagattttaaaaatattatacataaataaataaataagtttatgaTATTCATTccataatagtttttttttttattattataaggtTAAGAATTGAATTTAGTATAGGTGGGTTGGGTTCGAAGCTAGATCctgtattgaaaaaaaaaatcctttatgaactttttttttttttaattactaaacAAAACCTTTATGAACTTGAACCAACAAAAAAGTGCAAACTatgattattataattatttggtGTGGACTACAAATTACCTCAACTTGGGCCTTGACAGAATTTAGCCCAAAATCTCAGCCTGAGATCTATTAAGATCTTATGCTACAGCCCATGTATACCATTTCTCACTGTGCTCAATTTAATTAAAGGCAACCCAGCCCAGTTCATATTTGATCGCAGACCATGCATGCATCGTCCAAAGCCCATTACATGTTGTCAAGTGTCAAACAAGAACATCCCGGAATCCTTGCGAAATTTGAGATCTCGTAATTAGAACAACCACACCACTATGTGTAAAGtcttgcaaaatagaaaaagttacacattttgcatattttgacccaaaaaaactCACATCAGTGGATataaaattgtgcatttatgcacaattgctatagtaaccgtgcatatatgcacggttactatagctcttgcatttattattattattttttttctctccttcacCTCACTCTCTCAATTTGGTGCCTTTGTTTGTGGTGTCTGCCGCcagtctttttcttttgccattgccaaaaaaacaaaacacaacttAGAGAGAGTGTTGAAGTAAATGAGAGAACGAGATGGGTGCGATAAAGGCGGCAATTGGGAACGCGATACTGACATTCATGTGGGTATTTCTCTCATCAACCATGGGTGCAATGACTGCGCTGATAGCCACAATCACTTCAACCCCATTGCAACTGCCTCCTTATATGTCGTCGGCCACGGCCCCGACACTCTTCTCTATGGCCCTTCGCTTATCCACCCAAAATCACTGCCCTTaatcaaacccaacccaaaatcatcatctataataaaagtataaaacccaaattgtaaaagaagaagaggaaagaaaaagattctcaacaaaaaaagaggAGGAGAAGAAAGCGAGGCAGAGATAAAGATAAGGACAAGAAGAAGAGAGTGTATTTCGAGAAAAAAGTAGTAAGTGTGCATTTAaatatcgcttattttgctgaaaactgaaaacttatttctgaaaacactgtatcaaaatattttttattactcaAATTTACTGTTCACTTGTTTTGAGCACTTGgctggtccatgaacagtgccatgGACCAGCCAAAAAACGCAACTTAGGAAATGCAAACTCAATAAGCCTTACACAAATGGAGCTTAAGTGTTAGGTGGGGGTAGgtaggaaataataaaaaaaatggaggaaaaatagtaaaatactattttaatgaaaaaatgtgtataatagacaaactgatgtgagtgttttgtaaaaattgaagtgtaaaataaaaaataaaaaaagtaggtcTTAGATGtccaaatttacaaaatttttgcatCCACTTATGCGGATGCGTGGACGCTCTTAGACTGATAGTAgggatactacaaattttattactacataatatttacaaattgttgTGTCAAACTAGCTACTTTAGTGTGATATTaagaatattacaaattttattactacaatatttacaaattgatgtgtcaaACTAGCTTAGAGTGATATTAgggatattacaaattttttttttttttggtaagacatattacaaattttattactgcataatatttacaaattgatttGTCATTTAGCTAGAGTGATATtagggatattataaattttttttttgataacggaaatattacaaattttattacttcataatatttacaaattgatttatcacttatcataaaaaattttaaataaaaagtaattttaaaatttatttattatattttttaaatgtaccAATTATATTCATTATGATATGAGTTTGTACAGATAATATAGAAAAATCTGTAGGAATAGGTTTAGCATTTTTCGGTAAATAAGACCATGGACCCCTCCATTTCGGATCAACCCTAACTACTTGGAACTTATGCGGGAAAGACCTAGACCCAATCACCAGCCACCTGCTCCATGCAAATGTACGTGTCCATAGAGAAAGACACGTACCTCTTTAGCtcctcatcatcttcatctaTATAGACCCAGCTCACTCCGAAGCTAAGAAAATTGAACTCTCTCTGAATTGAAACAATGTCTAACAAAGCTTCATTTCTCTTACTCttgtttctttctcttgctCTGTTTTTGCATGTGAATAAGGCTTTTAAGGAGGATGCCTCCTCAGGTTTGGAGCCTGTAGTGAGGAAAGATGAAAGGAGACAACTTGTTGTGACGGAATACGGAGAGGTCTCAGCCATTGAGATCGGTGATGGAGCACGAGGGCAATACCACCTCCAGTTCATCACGTTGGATCCAAACTCGCTATTTCTTCCTGTACTCCTCCATGCAGACATGGTCTTTTATGTCCACACAGGTGCTGTGACTTTCAGtttgcatatatatatggatttattctattttatttgaaagtttGTGCTTCTTTACTTCAAATAGacaacaaaaaaagtataattatacTTGACAGGACCAttaaaaattacacaattttgtCATAACTGGTTGTTTTGTGTTATGTTAGTAAGTTGTGAGTATTGTGTTAGTAAGTTATGAGTGATAAAGGAAAGTAATAGTCTACACTTTTACTGGTCACAACTTATCATGATCGAAGTTCTAACTATAGGTCCACTACTTTTCTTCACTCCTCAccactttttaacaacttttttaatcctagcatttttatttaaacttaGAAAAATCGATCTTTTAAAATGTTGTACATGTTAATAAACAAGTTAATAGACAAATAAGGCCAGAGACTCTAAAAGAAATAGCTAATGCAAACTCACTTAAAATAAACCATTTAATTGCTTCTACTATAAATTGTAATTCACTAATGCCTAAGCGTTGGGGTTTAATTTTCTAATCACAAGAactatattcatctttttttttattcttctaaaTATTCCCATCTATATATTtgcattatattttttgtgggtgtatatatatataggaagtgCGAGGTTGACTTGGACTGATACTCTTGATGAAATGAGGAGAGTGGATTTACGTCGAGGAGATATCCACAGGCTCAAGTCAGGCTCTATCTTCTATGTACATAGCAGCTTACAGCCGGAGCGACAGAAGCTTAGGATATACGCAATCTTCACCAATACAGATGATGACTTATATGTATGAGCTTCTTTTAATTTGTAATAAGTACCCTGTTATTTTctacttttgaaaaaatttctttcattcGACTATATGTAGTAGATTTGCTagaatatatatagaatatttaAGTTGCTTAAttagtttttctatttaaaagTTAGTACTAATTAAAACCAATGCAGGAGCCAACAATTGGGGCATACTCAACTATTGGCAACTTGTTGCGAGGCTTTGATAAGAAAGTCCTCAAAGCAGCTTTCAAGGTATATACTTACCAAGTTCCAATCAGTTTCATTTTCCATTCTAGTACCTGCTCGATGTATAATTGAATACCAAGAATATTCTATTGTCCCTATAAtaatttatagtaatttttaaaatttcttaagcAGAAGCATTTCatattcttttcaaaaaaattatagagaCTCGCACCTAAAACATACCAAGTCCACATCATATGTTTAAGTGTCACCTTATGATTGGTGATTGGTGCATCTAAATTTACTTTTTGATCAAGTATCCACTTTTTGATCAAGTATCCATGAGATATACAATATGCTTAAATGTCACGTTATGATTGGTGGTGCACTTAAATTTACTTCTTCAACAAATACATATGATGATCCCATGTGAAAAGTATTGTAATCCAATCACAAAATTGACGCACAAGAACGTTGTGAAAATGGGTATAAATTTGGGTAAGTATCCATGAGATATACAATATACTTAAGTGTCACCTTATGATTGGTGGTGCACTTCAATTCACTTCTTCAACAAATACATATGATGATTACATGTGAAAAGTATTATAATCCAATCACAAAATTGACGCACAAGAATGGGTATAGATTTGGGTGTGTACGGAGATAGACCGTTTCTTTTAATGTAATAATAACCTAGtgttcttgagttttttttttttcccaggtAGTTGAATCTCTTTAGGTTAATagtttttgtgtatatatatgtgagtaTTTGGAGACAAGAAAGATCTTATAAACATTGGTTTTGTGTCCCAAGTACTAAGTTTTTGTTGCATTTGAAATGAAATGACAGTATCTGCCTTTTACTTTTATCTGaaataaattctttattttgtgATAGTTGTGGGTGATGTGAATCTTGGACCCAATGATCCACTTCATCATTATATCTTTCTAGAAAATAGGACCGAAAGATTTTcatattgattatatatatgtgcTTAGTATGTGTAATAATCTAAGATCtataataaataatgaaaatattacTATATCTCTAGGTCTCGGAGGATTTGATAAGAGAAATAACAAAAGGAACTCAGCCACCAGGCATAGTGCATGCGGAGCCAACAAAGGAAACAGAAAAAAACTTCTGGGAATTAGACGCTCTCCTCCTCCAAGTCTTCCGAAGAGGAAGAGGTGGCATGTTATTCAGCGACAATAAGAAGAAACCCTATAATATTTTTGATGAAAAGCCAGATTTTGAGAATAGTAACGGGTGGAGCCTAACAGTAACTAAGAAAAGATTGCATTCGTTGAATAGTTCCAATATTGGACTTTTCATGGTGAATCTAACAGAGGTTagtgaattttgtttttaacagCTTGCTTCTTGGTCCATTGGAAATGCAACACCTAATTCTAACACTatttttaacttgtttttttgAAGGGCTCAATGATGGGGCCACATTGGAATCCATTGGCGACTGAGATATCAATAGTGTTACGAGGGGAAGGGATGGTTCGACTGGTTTGTTCTAGCACTGCAAAGAAATCAGAATGCAACAATATGAGGTTCAGGGTGGAGGAAGGAGATGTTTTTGCTGTGCCTAGGTTCCATCCCATGGCCCAGATATCTTTCAACAATGAGTCATTTGTTTTCATGGGATTTAGCACAACAGCAAGGAAAAATAATCCTCAATTTCTGGCAGGAAAGAGTTCAGTTTTTCAAACTTTGGACAAGCGCGTGTTGGCCTTGTCCTTCAATGTCACTAGCAGTACTGTGATTGATCAGCTTATGAATCAACAGCCTGAATCAGTCATACTAGAGTGTTGCAATTGTGCTGAGGAAGAGCAGAGGCTAATGGAGGAAGAGGTAGCtaagaagagagaggaagagaaagaaagagaggaagaagaagctagaaagagagaggaagaggaagcaaaaaaggaggaggaagaagctagggagaaagaaagagaggaagaagaagctagaaagagagaggaagaggaagcAAAAAGGGAGGAAGAGGAAGCTAGAAAGAGAAAGGCAGAGGAGGGTGGGAAGAGAGAAGAGGAGGAAGctagaaagagagaggaagaagcaGCAGctagaaagagagaggaagaagcaGAGTGGGAACAAGAAGAAGCcaggagagaagaagaagaagaagaaaggagggAAGCATGGGGAAAGGGAGAAGAACAAGCAATGATGATTTGATTTAATGCCTAGCTAGCTGCCACATCTACTTTGGATTGTGTAGTTTTCATCATCTTAAATATATGCATgtcaataagaaaaacaaacatgCATTTTGCTCCATGCAAAATGACTTCCCACTTAGACAATGTTTGTCATTTGATGCTTTTTGGTATAATAAGTTTTGTGATCCATGCTTACTGTGAAGTTAGAGTGCACTGCTTAAAAAGGTTGAATGATTCCTGCTTAATTAGGTGTAAGGCGGTACTTAATCAAATTATAAGTCATACTTGTAAGTTTTATCAAATTATATGTCATGTtttaaagtgaaaatttaaaaattgttgaTGTTTAGCAATTTCTAAAATTGGAATAGGTAAGAAAGCAAATGGTTTATTTTAAATTCCTATCCAGTATAGCAGTGTTTTCCTATCTTACAGCTCAGACAATCTCAAAATAGTGTCTATTAGAATGCTTGCTAGGAGGGTTTGCTTAATTCAATTTTGGATCAATTTGGGCAAGAATATTCGGTATCTCAAATCACTATCAAATTCTAGGCACACATTTGTTATGGCCAATTTCAGCTGAGGGTACTTCTTGTTCACTGCTACTTGTTTCTCAACTTCGAGGCGGGATTTACAACTCCGAAGTGGGATTGACTATTGAGTATGTTTTCaactatttttttgggttgaaaggTTGTAGCTCCCATGGTCTCCCATTTAACTATACATATCTTTTGGGGGAAACAAATTTAGTGGAATGCAGAAAACTTAAGACATCTTTACATCTATAAGGATGATGCATAAACTTATGAAGTGTTGAGTAATGCAGCTTCTTGCTAGATATTAGAAATGCAACTATGTGATCTCAAATATCTTTGATCTTTTTAGTTTTCTCAcgttaattattgaaaaaagattgcatttaaattaaaacctaatgttatttatttgcaaaaaaaaaaaatgtctcatATAAAGTGCCAGTACACACATATTGAAAAGTATCTGGATGGTACAAATGATAAATACACCAATTTTCCCCCTGCCATGAGGAGATGTGTATATCCAAGTtgcataaacttaaaaaaattacagcAACAAGATTAGGAATTGCATCTGTTTGGCCAAATTTGGTGACTCTCACGCCAATTGCATCTGTTTGGCCAAATTTTCATTCCTAATTCTCATCATTAAGAATGAGTGATAAGAATTGAGAACAACTTTTTGGTGTAttcagtttttttgtttttgttttgaaagctTGGTGTATTCAGATTGTGAGTTATGATTTAAGTGACATTTTGGTAATAACACATGATGAGTAGACTCACACTGTACAGACCTGTCACAATACCAAcgactctttctttcttttctccttttttgttttttttccttcgagccatttttttctctcagcgtctttctcttcattctttttctcttgagagatgctacgtccacaacatttttacaacaaatcataggtggttaattgttattggttcaaatttgaacactaagattacttttttgccccaacaataacaaccagtaacatcctgtcacttaggatttgttgtaaaaatgttgtggacatatcatttctcttttctctttctttcttcttcacacCCATTTCCTTTTCTCtaggttcttcttctttctctcttttcattttttctttctttgcctATTTCTTCTCTcagcttctttctttctcttctttcttcctctattTCTTCAAAACGGTGCTTTTCTTCTTCGATCTGAACAAAGCACACACCGatgctttctcttctttgaTCTCACAAATTTCTCATGACTGTATTTCGGAAATTAGGTCTGGGTTTTCTgttatgtatgggttttgtttggtttatttggtTGTGATTTTCGGAATaaataagttgtaatttatgGGTTTTATGAGTTATTGAGAATAGAAGAGCAATGGGTTTTTCTGGGTTCTTATAGTCTTTGATGGGTTTCTTTGGCATGTGATTTTCTGGTGGGTGTGGACTACAGTTTTGGATTGCCGATCTAGGGATTTGTATGTTGATGTGTTTCGATTTGGATGTCTGTATCGGTGTGGTTGTGGTTTGAGGCTTGGATTGTGATGGAGGTGGGTTTGTGTGGCCGTTagtagctttttctttttgtaggtgTGGCTGATCATGTGGGTGTTGCTGATcaatgtttttttcttcttcggtTCATGTGGGTGCTGTGTTTGTTTGCAATTGGCGGTCTTTAGGTTTCGTTGCTATGGCAGGTAGCAGTTTCTGATAAAGATCCCACCGAGTTAAAATCTGTTTTTAACAAACCAAAAACCAGGGGGATTTCGGGTGCCAAATAGGATGCAGaatgaattaagaaaaaaattgggaatTATGAGTCATGAGTTGTGGGTAGTGAGTTATGAGAATTGAAATATGAATTACGAGATAGATGAGAACCAAACATGATACCAGAGATAATTATTGTTCTCCACAGTTGTAACCGATTTCAGTATTTAGATCAACAAAATTGGCTTTTGATAATCATAGGAAAATAAGCTGAAACACTAGAAAGTAAAACTGCTAGCATACAGACAAGCAAGCATTTCACCTATAATTTATGTAACCTCCTTGAATTATGCCTAACCCAAAGAACAAGCGGTAATTATACAA
It encodes:
- the LOC142625435 gene encoding vicilin-like seed storage protein At2g18540, whose protein sequence is MSNKASFLLLLFLSLALFLHVNKAFKEDASSGLEPVVRKDERRQLVVTEYGEVSAIEIGDGARGQYHLQFITLDPNSLFLPVLLHADMVFYVHTGSARLTWTDTLDEMRRVDLRRGDIHRLKSGSIFYVHSSLQPERQKLRIYAIFTNTDDDLYEPTIGAYSTIGNLLRGFDKKVLKAAFKVSEDLIREITKGTQPPGIVHAEPTKETEKNFWELDALLLQVFRRGRGGMLFSDNKKKPYNIFDEKPDFENSNGWSLTVTKKRLHSLNSSNIGLFMVNLTEGSMMGPHWNPLATEISIVLRGEGMVRLVCSSTAKKSECNNMRFRVEEGDVFAVPRFHPMAQISFNNESFVFMGFSTTARKNNPQFLAGKSSVFQTLDKRVLALSFNVTSSTVIDQLMNQQPESVILECCNCAEEEQRLMEEEVAKKREEEKEREEEEARKREEEEAKKEEEEAREKEREEEEARKREEEEAKREEEEARKRKAEEGGKREEEEARKREEEAAARKREEEAEWEQEEARREEEEEERREAWGKGEEQAMMI